Proteins encoded together in one Vitis vinifera cultivar Pinot Noir 40024 chromosome 4, ASM3070453v1 window:
- the LOC104879020 gene encoding EG45-like domain containing protein — MRSFLTYVLLVCSCLDIPGILGDIGTATSYDPPYLPTKCKGYDQNQFPEGGLFVSASDGLWDNGAACGRRYRLRCISGLRRPCKEGSIVVQVVDFCQHRPCPATMVLSNKAFDAISRIPSAKINIEYAQI, encoded by the exons ATGAGGTCATTCTTGACATATGTGCTTCTGGTTTGTTCATGTTTGGATATTCCTGGAATTCTGGGGGATATTGGCACAGCAACGTCGTACGATCCTCCATACTTGC CAACAAAATGCAAGGGCTACGACCAAAACCAATTCCCAGAAGGGGGACTGTTTGTTTCAGCAAGTGATGGGTTATGGGACAATGGAGCAGCCTGTGGCCGGAGATATCGGTTGCGGTGTATCAGTGGTCTAAGGCGACCATGCAAAGAAGGATCTATAGTTGTGCAGGTTGTTGATTTTTGTCAACACCGTCCCTGCCCAGCTACAATGGTTCTATCAAACAAAGCTTTTGATGCAATCTCAAGGATCCCAAGTGCCAAAATCAACATTGAATATGCACA GATTTGA
- the LOC100266288 gene encoding uncharacterized protein At2g34160: MENLTEGVNKLNISDSSLKKNRIQVSNTKKPLFFYVNLAKRFMQQYNDVELSALGMAIATVVTIAEILKNNGLAVEKRITTSTVDIRDEFGGRPLQKAKIEILLGKTENFDELMAVAAEEREIRDYKEQS; the protein is encoded by the exons ATGGAAAATTTAACAGAGGGAGTGAACAAGTTGAACATCTCCGATTCTTCCCTCAAGAAAAATCGAATCCAGGTCTCCAATACCAAAAAACCCCTCTTCTTTTACGTTAATCTCGCCAAG AGGTTCATGCAACAATACAATGATGTGGAACTCTCTGCTCTTGGGATGG CTATTGCCACCGTTGTGACAATTGCTGAGATTTTGAAGAACAATGGACTGGCTGTTGAGAAGA GGATCACAACATCAACTGTTGACATAAGGGATGAATTTGGAGGGCGACCTCTTCAAAAAGCAAAG ATTGAAATTTTGCTTGGAAAGACGGAAAACTTTGATGAGTTGATGGCTGTTGCAGCGGAGGAAAGGGAAATTAGAGACTACAAGGAACAAAGCTGA
- the LOC104879019 gene encoding EG45-like domain containing protein 2 isoform X1, whose translation MRLIMAIILLTFCKQVTLILGDIGTATSYKPPYTPTRCYGSRQDQFPPGNLFIAVSEGLWDNGAACGRRYRLRCLSGNNRPCKDGTIDVKVVDYCTKSPCPSTILMSNDAFSALSRSPDAKINIEYIQYNNIYPSFFSFSFSSPLLLPNDLFFNIVVLQDLTPNAERNVAL comes from the exons ATGAGGCTCATCATGGCAATTATCTTGCTAACCTTCTGCAAACAAGTAACCCTAATCCTTGGGGATATCGGGACAGCCACCTCTTACAAACCACCCTACACAC CAACTAGGTGCTATGGCAGTAGACAAGATCAATTCCCTCCCGGAAATCTGTTCATTGCTGTGAGTGAAGGGCTGTGGGACAACGGAGCTGCCTGTGGGAGGAGGTACAGGCTGAGGTGTTTGAGTGGCAATAATAGGCCATGCAAAGATGGTACAATTGATGTAAAGGTGGTGGATTACTGCACAAAATCACCCTGCCCTTCTACTATCCTCATGTCAAATGATGCTTTTTCCGCTCTCTCCCGCTCTCCCGATGCTAAAATCAACATCGAATACATCCAGTATAACAACATATATCCCTCCtttttctccttctccttctcttctCCTCTCCTTCTTCCTAATGACTTATTTTTCAACATTGTTGTTTTGCAGGATTTGACACCAAATGCAGAAAGAAATGTTGCATTGTAA
- the LOC100261079 gene encoding adenine nucleotide transporter BT1, chloroplastic/mitochondrial: MGRRGLQVFDDNRKGVFPNCDLGLQWGLQEGAFHPGGLFASVGQVGMGFGISPNSPNSRDNNNAGLKLPCMDLYVKYVSSPDGFKILGIPEAAEEGSSNKGKVGLKLKVKVANPSLRRLISGAIAGAVSRTAVAPLETIRTHLMVGSSGHSTTEVFNNIMKTDGWKGLFRGNLVNVIRVAPSKAIELFAYDTVNKNLSPIPGEQPKIPIPASLVAGACAGVSSTLVTYPLELLKTRLTIQGDVYNGLLDAFVKILQEGGPAELYRGLTPSLIGVVPYAATNYFAYDTLRKTYRKILKQEKIGNIETLLIGSLAGAISSSATFPLEVARKHMQVGALSGRQVYKNVLHALSSILEQEGIPGLYKGLGPSCLKLVPAAGISFMCYEACKRILVENEEDA; encoded by the exons ATGGGCAGAAGAGGATTGCAGGTGTTTGATGATAATAGAAAAGGGGTTTTCCCTAATTGTGATTTGGGGCTCCAATGGGGTCTCCAAGAAGGGGCTTTTCACCCCGGAGGCCTATTCGCAAGCGTTGGTCAGGTGGGAATGGGGTTCGGAATTTCGCCGAATTCCCCAAATTCTCGAGACAACAACAATGCTGGTTTGAAACTTCCGTGTATGGACCTGTATGTGAAGTACGTATCCTCACCTGATGGGTTTAAAATCTTGGGAATTCCGGAGGCAGCGGAGGAAGGGAGTTCCAATAAGGGGAAGGTTGGTCTAAAATTGAAGGTCAAGGTTGCAAATCCTTCATTGAGGAGGTTGATAAGCGGTGCAATTGCAGGAGCGGTGTCACGGACAGCCGTTGCACCATTGGAGACTATAAGGACGCATTTGATGGTTGGAAGTAGTGGGCATTCTACGACTGAGGTCTTCAATAATATCATGAAGACTGATGGATGGAAGGGGTTGTTTAGGGGGAATCTTGTTAATGTGATCCGGGTTGCACCAAGCAAGGCTATAGAG CTATTTGCTTATGATACAGTCAACAAGAACTTGTCACCCATACCTGGAGAACAGCCCAAAATTCCTATTCCAGCATCCCTAGTCGCAGGGGCTTGTGCAGGAGTTAGCTCCACCTTGGTCACATATCCTCTTGAGTTACTCAAGACTCGATTAACAATACAG GGAGATGTTTATAATGGTCTACTTGATGCATTTGTGAAAATATTGCAAGAGGGTGGACCTGCAGAGCTCTACAGAGGCCTCACCCCCAGTCTAATTGGAGTAGTTCCATATGCTGCCACCAATTACTTTGCCTATGATACATTACGGAAAACCTACCGGAAAATTCTCAAGCAGGAGAAAATAGGTAACATTGAAACCCTTTTAATCGGGTCTCTAGCGGGTGCTATTTCAAGTAGTGCAACATTTCCCCTTGAGGTGGCCCGTAAGCACATGCAGGTAGGGGCTCTTAGTGGGAGACAAGTGTACAAAAATGTATTACATGCTCTGTCAAGCATACTGGAACAGGAGGGCATCCCGGGTTTGTATAAAGGCCTTGGCCCGAGCTGCTTGAAGCTGGTTCCTGCAGCTGGGATTTCATTCATGTGCTATGAGGCATGCAAGAGGATATTGGTAGAGAATGAGGAGGATGCATAG
- the LOC104879019 gene encoding EG45-like domain containing protein 2 isoform X2: MRLIMAIILLTFCKQVTLILGDIGTATSYKPPYTPTRCYGSRQDQFPPGNLFIAVSEGLWDNGAACGRRYRLRCLSGNNRPCKDGTIDVKVVDYCTKSPCPSTILMSNDAFSALSRSPDAKINIEYIQI, translated from the exons ATGAGGCTCATCATGGCAATTATCTTGCTAACCTTCTGCAAACAAGTAACCCTAATCCTTGGGGATATCGGGACAGCCACCTCTTACAAACCACCCTACACAC CAACTAGGTGCTATGGCAGTAGACAAGATCAATTCCCTCCCGGAAATCTGTTCATTGCTGTGAGTGAAGGGCTGTGGGACAACGGAGCTGCCTGTGGGAGGAGGTACAGGCTGAGGTGTTTGAGTGGCAATAATAGGCCATGCAAAGATGGTACAATTGATGTAAAGGTGGTGGATTACTGCACAAAATCACCCTGCCCTTCTACTATCCTCATGTCAAATGATGCTTTTTCCGCTCTCTCCCGCTCTCCCGATGCTAAAATCAACATCGAATACATCCA GATTTGA